CAGGCCGCAGGCCCCGAGCAGGATCGCATCGGCCTCCTCGCACAGCCGAACCGTCGAGTCCGGCATCGACTTGCCGGTGGCGAGATAATTATCGGCGCCAGCCGGCGCCTCGGTGAAATGGAAGCTGAGCCCCGACTTCTCGCCGACCTTGCCCAGCACCTCCAGCGCCGGTTCCATGACTTCGGGACCGATGCCATCACCGGCGAGCACGGCAATGTGGAGGGCGTTATTTGCGGACATGGGGATTCCTGTGCGAAGAACGGGGCCACACTGTCATTGCAAGCGACGCGAAGCAACCCAGGCTGGAACCGCGGATGCGTTTCTGGATTGCTTTGCTTCCTCGCAATAACGGTGGAAATGGCGGGGCTACGGCGTCAGCACCGTGCGTCCAACCACTGCACCCTGCTGCAATTGCACGAGCGCGTCGTTGGCCTTGTGGAGCGGCAATGTCGTCACCGGAATCGGCGGCACTTTCTTGGACCGAACAAGGTCGAGCAACTCCTGCGTCTCGCGCAAATTGCCGACATAGCTGCCCTGGATCGTCACCGCCTTGATCGGGATCAGCGGCAGCGCCCAGGTGGCGCCGCCACCGAACAGGCCGACGATGACGAGCTTGCCGCCCTTGGTCAGGCAGTCAAAGCCGAGCTGGGTGGTCGCGGCGTTGCCGACGAGATCGATCACCGCGCGGATCGGGCCGCCTGCCTTCCTGGCGAGTTGCTCCAGCGCATCCGCCGCCTTGGGATCGACGGTCGCTAGCGCGCCGGCCTTCTCGGCCGCCTCGCGCTTCTTCGCATCGATATCGACCATGATCGCGCCTTTGCCGCCCATCGCCTTGAGCAGCGACAGCGCCATCAGGCCGAGGCCGCCGGCGCCGAACATCACGATCGGCGTGTCGAAATGCTGCTCGACTTTTTTCAGCGCGCTGTAGGTGGTCACGCCGGAGCAGGCGTAGGGCGCCGAGGTGGCGGGATCGAGTCCTCTGAGATTGAGCAAATAGCGCGGATGCGGCACCAGCATGTGATCGGAATAGCCGCCGTCGCAATAGACGCCGAGCGAGCGCGGCGTCAGGCACATGTTCTCGTCACCGGAAAGACACGTCGCGCATTTGCCGCAGCCGATCCAGGGATATACGAGGGTGATGTCGCCCTTCTTGAGGTCGCCCTGATCGGATGGTTTCACGTCCGGGCCGAACGCAAGAACCTCACCGACCGTCTCATGGCCCATCGTCAGGGGTAGCGCGATGCCGCGATCCCTCAGCGAGAGCGGCTTGCGGCCGTGACCGAGATCATAGCCGCCTTCCCAGATGTGCAGGTCGCTATGACAGACGCCGGCCGCCTTCACCCTGATCAGCACCTGCGTGCCCGAGGGCTGCGGCGTCGGCTCGTCGAATTCCTTCAGCGGCGCTTTGAAATCGGCGACCTTGAAGCTCTTCATGGCGTCTCTCCCGCTCAATTCTCGTTTTTCCGCGCTTGTTCTCAAGCGCAACCTTGCCACGTCCTGCGGTGCAAAACAAACGACGCTGTCGTAAGCTACGTCAGCGGATGATGGCAAGCCGCGAGCTGGCCGGGCGCGACCTCGCGCAGCTCAGACATCTCCGCCGCGCATCGCTGATCCGCGCGCGGACAGCAGGTGCGAAAGCGGCAACCGGACGGCGGCGCGATCGGCGATGGCGGCTCGCCCGTGGCGACTGGCCGCCGGAGAATTCATGCGGCAGGCGGCCGACCACGAGGTTGTCGACCTTCAACAGCGGCTCGTCAGACTTCGCGGCGACCTGCATCATGCGTCGAGCCCCTCGGCCATCTGGATCGGATGGAAGCAGGCGTAGAGATGTCCGGGCACTTCGGCGTCCGCCAGTTCCGGCTTCGCCTGATGGCAGAGGCCAGCGGCGTATAAGCCGCTCTCGTCCTCCACGTCAGGCAGCGCCTGACGATGCGCAAGCTGCGGGTCGCGCAACGCCTCGGCGACGGCGCGATAGGCCGAGGCCGGCATGCCCTCGGCACCGAGCGCGGCGAGACATTGCTCCGTCGCGATCTGCCGCGACCAGGCTTCGACACCATCCATCATGTCAGCCCAGTTGTCGCGTCGCACGCCATAGGCGCGGAAGCGCGCATCCGAAACCCTGTCCGGCCGGCCGATCAGCCGCATCAAGCCCTTCATCCTTGACCTTAATCCTTATCCTTGCCCTTCCCTGGAACCATGCGCGTTCTTGCTTGTTGATGCGCCGACCCTAGATGGCGGCCGCCTGGAAAGTCTTTACCCGAAGGGCAGCTTTCCAGGGCGGGC
This genomic interval from Bradyrhizobium sp. CB82 contains the following:
- a CDS encoding alcohol dehydrogenase, producing MKSFKVADFKAPLKEFDEPTPQPSGTQVLIRVKAAGVCHSDLHIWEGGYDLGHGRKPLSLRDRGIALPLTMGHETVGEVLAFGPDVKPSDQGDLKKGDITLVYPWIGCGKCATCLSGDENMCLTPRSLGVYCDGGYSDHMLVPHPRYLLNLRGLDPATSAPYACSGVTTYSALKKVEQHFDTPIVMFGAGGLGLMALSLLKAMGGKGAIMVDIDAKKREAAEKAGALATVDPKAADALEQLARKAGGPIRAVIDLVGNAATTQLGFDCLTKGGKLVIVGLFGGGATWALPLIPIKAVTIQGSYVGNLRETQELLDLVRSKKVPPIPVTTLPLHKANDALVQLQQGAVVGRTVLTP
- a CDS encoding oligopeptide/dipeptide ABC transporter ATP-binding protein → MLRRPVATGEPPSPIAPPSGCRFRTCCPRADQRCAAEMSELREVAPGQLAACHHPLT